The following DNA comes from Rosa rugosa chromosome 5, drRosRugo1.1, whole genome shotgun sequence.
GATGAAAATTTATTGGGAATTTTGTGACTCGCGGCTTGTCAGCTAAAATGTTTCTCTGGACCCTATCAATCAGCAACTTAGGGGGAGGTTCCTCTCTCAGTTGTTCATCATCATAATCATTGTTCACATAGTATCCCACCCTAACAAACTCCTGCCCCATATATGAACATGTCAACAGCAGTACTGTGACACCAATGATATCTTCATCACGTATTTTTGACGGGTCTGGAGGGTCAGCCTGCCAGGAGAACAAAACACATAAGAAAACAGAAAGAGGATTGAGTTTCACATCCATGTTGGAAACTTAAAATAACCTTGAGAACCTGATACAAGGAGTCGGTATAATTACCTGAAATACAAAACGGTAGTTGCCAACATTGACAGGACCAACAAGCACACTCTCCAAAAGTTGGTCATAGGTCTCATCTTCAGCAGATCCAACATATATGAGCTTCCATTCCAAGTCTGTAAGAAATTGAATAATATCTCATGTCAACAAACCTATAACTTTGCAGCTAAAGATGAGATCATTCAAGGAGTTGGACAAGCAATACAGATATGCACATTCTTCATTTTTCACAGGAAATTCCTATCATCCTAAAACCCAAAATCAACCATGCTTGTTGAAAGCAAAGTTCTGAACCTAGAAATGTTCAACGTCCGGCATCACCTAGACCCTGAACCAACTATTCTAACCTAGGTATGCCACAGATTCTGCCACTCCCCTAGAAGAACCAAGACAGATATAAATCATAGACCAAGTAATTGTTCGTGTTGGTCATCAAACCAGGAAAAAACAGAACCACCTACAATAGGATACAACAAATAAGTTACATTTATCCTCTTTCAATCATCAGTTAGAAACCATCTAACAATATAGAACACAAAACCATGCTCTATAAGTAAAAAGTCGGGCAAACTTGATCCATCAAGAAATTTGTACCTAGACTTAAGGTGAAGAAATTAAGCTTTCCCTCAATTGTATTATATTATGCTTTCACCACTGCCTCAAGAACTCGGGGATTTTTCAAAGGGGGAATCATGAACACTACCATCAATAACATCCCTAAAGCTCAATCTATTCAAGAAGATCCCTAAATTTTCATTTGCAGTCCATAAATTCTTTGTTTTGCTTACTCCAATTTTCATTACAGACCCCAATTACAAAATCCCAACAAATTTACAGCAAGAGATAAATCAAATTCAAGTATTTGGGgaagaaattccaagaaccctagctGAACCTACACAAAACCAAACGAGCATTTTGCCCTAAATTCATCCAATACAGAACAAAAGAAGTAAAATCCAAGATAGAATAATCATGGGTTTAACAGGATTACCGTCTTTGAGGGAAGCCAAGCACTCGTATGAGATTTCGAACTGGAACGGGTTGAGAAAAGCAGAGGGGTTGTCCAAAACGGCGACGTTTGTGATGTTGACGGCACTCATATTCGCGACGACAATTCACAATAAGAGTCCGGCTGCGTCCTTAAATAGACCCAGAATCCCAATCCTGGATTTGGTTAAGCCTTCACCGACTCTCGAAGAACCCTAGAACGGATTTTGGGCTGGACCGGAGACCCGGAACGGACAGCTGGAGGGaaaagaagatggtggagattTGGAGGAGCGGAGATTTGCaaggaaatatatatatatgggaggGGAAGAGGGAGGGTTGGGGTTACCGGCAGTACCCGGTCTGCTGCTCTGGAGGGAAATTAAGGTGGGAATTTGGGCGGGACATTTAACATTTTTGGCACACGTTGCCTTCTCATCCGGCGGGATTTATACACCAGAGAGAGCGAGCAACAGAGCCCAACCCACGACTGGATTCTCTagactctctatttttttaaccTTCACGTCTCAACCGACATAATTGACCTAAATttatgacacgtttacttatttaaattaaatatgaaaatgACCCGAATGATTTCAAACTTATAATACATTTATTTGGACAAACAAGTACGAAAATAACATTAGAGGTGGATATCTACCATATCTATGGAGAAACAAATATGATTACTAATTGGTTAACCAAACTTAGCATGTCTTTTGACATTGCTGATGGGTCTcgtttgtaacaaaaaaaaaaatacataaatgaCAATTGACCATACTTTAATATCATAAATTGAAATAGGTATTCAGGATATATAGTTTTTGGacaaaatattgtttactccctatacttataaggtttcgacgtttcagtccctgacgtttcaatttcacctaaaaactcccTGAACTCTTCAATTTCACCTAATTAGTCCTTGCCGTCAAAAATTATGTCATCTTGCTCACGTGGCAGTTTTTTCAcagtaaaatgactattttaccctcaccgaccaaaaaaaaattctctatttttttgtttttttttttaactctcttttctctatgttttttatttgttctctctcttttctcttttttttttaaatctcttTTCACTCTCTTTTTTAacactcttttctctttttttttatttgttctctctctgttttttttttaactctcttttctcggtttttttttaactctcctttctc
Coding sequences within:
- the LOC133709977 gene encoding probable histone chaperone ASF1A, whose translation is MSAVNITNVAVLDNPSAFLNPFQFEISYECLASLKDDLEWKLIYVGSAEDETYDQLLESVLVGPVNVGNYRFVFQADPPDPSKIRDEDIIGVTVLLLTCSYMGQEFVRVGYYVNNDYDDEQLREEPPPKLLIDRVQRNILADKPRVTKFPINFHPENNEHEEPPPSSLDDATEPKQPLSSPDLATESNITAEEPSLPPVSSVGSAEN